The following are encoded in a window of bacterium SCSIO 12643 genomic DNA:
- a CDS encoding GNAT family N-acetyltransferase has protein sequence MDFQLRAWQESDAENLAHFANNKKIANNLTNKFPHPYTLENAKAFIQMAMSYQPTQIFTIDVDGNAVGGIGVHDHNDVYAKNMELGYWLAEPYWGNGIITKAIQQIVSYAFETFDITRIYARPYGPNLASQRVLEKAGFTLEARLEKTFFKNGVFLDELIYAVRKESN, from the coding sequence ATGGACTTTCAACTTAGAGCCTGGCAAGAGTCAGATGCTGAAAACCTGGCACATTTTGCAAACAATAAAAAGATCGCAAATAACCTTACAAATAAATTTCCGCACCCATATACATTGGAAAATGCCAAAGCATTTATTCAAATGGCGATGAGTTATCAGCCGACACAAATTTTTACAATCGATGTCGATGGTAATGCAGTAGGTGGAATAGGAGTTCATGATCATAATGATGTATATGCTAAAAATATGGAATTAGGGTATTGGTTGGCTGAACCTTATTGGGGAAATGGAATCATTACCAAAGCCATCCAGCAGATTGTTTCGTATGCATTTGAAACATTTGATATTACCAGAATATATGCAAGACCATATGGTCCGAATTTAGCATCACAACGTGTTTTAGAAAAAGCAGGCTTCACTCTGGAAGCCAGATTGGAAAAAACGTTTTTTAAGAATGGAGTCTTTTTAGATGAACTGATTTATGCGGTGAGGAAAGAATCTAATTAA
- a CDS encoding pyridoxal phosphate-dependent aminotransferase yields the protein MSKHISNRILNLSESQTLAMAAKGRELRAQGIDIISLSLGEPDFDTPDFIKEAAYDAIRNNYTHYPPVTGYLEVREAIARKFKRDNNLDYGPENIIISTGAKQSLMNVVLSLVNPGEEILLPAPYWVSYHAMAEVAEAKPIIIPTTIESNFKITPEQLKAHLSENTRLMIFSSPCNPSGSVYTKEELEALADVAAEKEDFYIISDEIYEHINFSGKHASIGTIEKIKDRVITVNGVAKGFAMTGWRLGYIGAPEWIVKAAAKIQGQFTSGANTIAQMAAKAAVEADPEVTKEMQATFLKRRGIIIDALSQIEGIQLNVPQGAFYIFPNISSFFGKKYKDYHIQNASDLSMYILDEARVATVTGDAFGNPECIRLSYATSDEIIIEAAKRIKTALDKLQ from the coding sequence ATGAGTAAACATATATCGAACCGCATTCTGAACCTTAGCGAATCTCAAACACTTGCTATGGCAGCAAAAGGGAGAGAACTTCGTGCTCAAGGAATTGATATCATCAGCTTAAGTTTAGGTGAACCTGATTTTGATACACCGGACTTTATCAAAGAAGCTGCATATGACGCTATTCGCAATAACTATACGCATTATCCTCCGGTTACCGGATATTTGGAAGTTAGGGAAGCGATTGCACGTAAATTCAAAAGAGATAACAATCTGGATTATGGTCCCGAAAATATTATCATTTCCACCGGAGCAAAACAATCATTAATGAATGTTGTTTTGAGTCTGGTAAATCCAGGAGAAGAAATTCTACTTCCAGCGCCATATTGGGTAAGTTATCACGCAATGGCGGAAGTTGCAGAGGCAAAACCGATAATCATTCCAACGACTATTGAGAGCAACTTTAAAATTACTCCTGAACAACTTAAAGCGCATCTATCAGAAAATACACGTTTAATGATCTTCAGTTCCCCTTGCAACCCAAGTGGAAGCGTGTATACCAAAGAAGAATTAGAAGCCTTGGCGGATGTTGCAGCGGAAAAAGAAGACTTTTATATCATTTCTGACGAAATATATGAACACATCAATTTCTCGGGAAAACACGCCAGTATTGGAACGATTGAAAAAATTAAAGATCGTGTAATTACCGTAAATGGTGTAGCCAAAGGCTTTGCCATGACAGGTTGGAGATTAGGCTATATCGGAGCTCCGGAATGGATTGTAAAAGCAGCAGCTAAAATCCAGGGACAATTTACATCTGGTGCAAATACCATTGCGCAAATGGCAGCCAAAGCAGCTGTTGAAGCTGATCCGGAAGTCACTAAAGAAATGCAAGCTACATTCTTGAAAAGACGTGGAATTATCATTGATGCCTTAAGCCAAATTGAAGGAATTCAATTAAATGTTCCTCAAGGGGCGTTTTACATCTTCCCTAATATCAGCAGTTTCTTTGGGAAGAAATATAAAGATTATCATATTCAGAATGCATCGGATTTATCCATGTATATTTTGGATGAAGCACGTGTGGCTACCGTAACAGGAGATGCTTTTGGAAATCCGGAATGTATCCGGTTGAGTTATGCCACTAGTGATGAGATCATCATTGAAGCTGCAAAAAGAATAAAAACTGCATTAGATAAATTACAATAA
- a CDS encoding GNAT family N-acetyltransferase, translating to MTIEELQDPKDAPFDLLELADPSRRQIELYLKQGRCFVLKLENQIAGVLVLSELTPEKLEVKNVAISEVHQGKGYGKKMLMLAKEVALDSGYQKLMIATGNSSIGQLALYQKMGFEMVEIVKDHFIKNYPEPIYENGIQCKHQVVLEMKLKI from the coding sequence ATGACCATAGAAGAATTACAAGACCCTAAGGACGCTCCATTTGATTTGCTGGAATTGGCAGATCCATCTCGCAGACAGATTGAATTGTACTTAAAACAAGGTAGGTGTTTTGTTTTAAAGTTGGAAAACCAAATTGCAGGAGTACTTGTATTAAGTGAATTAACCCCCGAAAAGTTGGAGGTAAAAAATGTGGCAATTTCAGAAGTTCACCAGGGTAAGGGATATGGGAAAAAAATGTTGATGCTTGCAAAGGAGGTTGCATTGGATTCCGGATATCAAAAACTGATGATTGCTACAGGGAATTCAAGTATTGGACAACTGGCGTTGTATCAAAAAATGGGATTTGAGATGGTTGAAATTGTAAAAGATCATTTTATCAAAAATTATCCTGAGCCGATATACGAGAATGGGATTCAATGTAAACATCAGGTCGTTTTAGAAATGAAATTAAAAATTTAA
- a CDS encoding Crp/Fnr family transcriptional regulator: MDLFAELKLRIDQYPIDIWEKDITVLRNGYLKVPGTKDTNVYFIEEGSLRIILEREEEEITFRFAYNGNFISALDSYISEKPSDFGIKAIKKSKVRVIKKSNFVQFLESNSAHQKLWQDLMNGVILDQGERELDLLTSSPKERYLRVLKRNPKLFQIVPGKYIASYLRMTPETFTRLKKS; encoded by the coding sequence ATGGATCTATTTGCTGAGCTTAAATTAAGAATAGATCAGTATCCTATTGATATCTGGGAGAAAGACATTACGGTCTTACGAAATGGATATTTAAAAGTACCAGGAACCAAAGACACCAACGTTTACTTTATTGAGGAAGGAAGTCTAAGAATTATCTTAGAACGAGAAGAAGAGGAAATCACATTTCGGTTTGCTTATAATGGAAATTTTATTTCAGCCTTAGATTCTTATATCTCTGAAAAGCCATCTGATTTTGGGATAAAGGCGATCAAAAAGAGTAAAGTTCGTGTGATTAAAAAATCAAATTTTGTACAGTTTTTAGAAAGTAATTCTGCGCATCAAAAATTATGGCAGGACCTGATGAATGGTGTAATACTGGATCAGGGAGAACGAGAACTGGATTTGTTGACATCATCTCCCAAAGAACGTTATTTAAGGGTCTTGAAACGTAACCCTAAATTGTTTCAAATTGTTCCGGGGAAATATATTGCATCGTATTTACGGATGACTCCTGAAACATTTACACGCTTAAAAAAATCTTGA
- a CDS encoding YtxH domain-containing protein — protein MSKLLVTLTAGFAAGVVAGVLFAPEMGEKTRENIKNKASELGDELDKHYQTEIEKLKAKVSELTDELKTKVEESGIKDKAADVKSRLEDATEALKENMA, from the coding sequence ATGAGTAAATTATTAGTAACCCTTACTGCAGGATTTGCAGCAGGTGTTGTAGCAGGAGTTTTGTTTGCACCAGAAATGGGAGAGAAAACAAGAGAAAATATTAAAAATAAAGCTTCAGAGTTGGGTGATGAGTTGGATAAGCACTATCAAACGGAGATCGAAAAACTAAAAGCAAAAGTATCTGAACTCACTGACGAGTTGAAGACTAAAGTGGAAGAGTCGGGAATAAAAGACAAAGCAGCTGATGTAAAATCCAGGTTAGAGGATGCTACAGAAGCGTTAAAAGAGAATATGGCTTAA
- a CDS encoding DinB family protein: MKISNKALINELQEGLEECVQSVKQLTQLDPEILMWKENPDSWNALECIEHLNMYGDFYIPEIRKRIQSVTPGNNPESLNFKYSWWGNYFANAVAPRPEAELNKMNAFKKLNPISKPLDISVLDKFLKQQDELKELLNQAEKIDLNKVRTDSTIPMVRLRLGDTIRVEILHNQRHVRQACRTVKRLKEYQLQVH; encoded by the coding sequence ATGAAGATATCGAATAAAGCGCTGATCAATGAATTACAGGAAGGGTTAGAAGAATGTGTGCAAAGTGTGAAGCAGTTAACACAATTGGATCCTGAAATTTTAATGTGGAAAGAAAACCCGGATAGCTGGAATGCTTTGGAATGTATTGAGCATTTAAATATGTATGGAGACTTCTATATTCCTGAAATTCGAAAAAGAATTCAATCTGTAACTCCTGGGAACAATCCCGAAAGTTTGAACTTTAAATATAGTTGGTGGGGTAATTATTTTGCAAACGCAGTAGCTCCAAGACCTGAAGCTGAGTTGAATAAAATGAATGCGTTTAAAAAGTTAAATCCGATATCTAAACCTTTGGATATTTCCGTCTTGGATAAGTTTTTAAAGCAACAGGATGAATTAAAAGAGTTATTGAATCAGGCAGAGAAAATTGATTTAAATAAAGTTAGAACTGATTCAACTATACCTATGGTTAGATTAAGATTAGGAGATACCATTCGAGTTGAAATACTTCACAACCAAAGGCATGTGCGTCAGGCATGTCGAACAGTAAAGCGACTCAAAGAATATCAACTTCAGGTACATTAA
- a CDS encoding phage holin family protein, with amino-acid sequence MSFLKISESIKDAANKIIDLVNAHLDYYQIVAFDKLVFLLSKSISSAIAGFTVFMVIFFGSFALAEFLGELLAHISIGYLIVAVLYGIGGWILWRNRVQWILNPIIAALTEAVEETAHDLGLDSSDDEKNETSKPDAI; translated from the coding sequence ATGTCATTTCTTAAAATATCGGAGTCCATAAAAGATGCTGCCAACAAGATTATTGATTTGGTAAATGCCCATTTGGACTATTATCAAATCGTTGCATTTGATAAGCTGGTGTTCTTACTATCTAAATCGATTTCATCAGCGATAGCGGGATTTACTGTATTTATGGTCATCTTTTTTGGCTCGTTTGCATTGGCTGAGTTTTTAGGTGAACTGTTGGCACATATTTCAATTGGTTATTTAATTGTGGCTGTGTTATATGGCATTGGTGGTTGGATTTTGTGGCGAAACAGAGTACAATGGATTTTAAATCCAATTATTGCAGCGCTAACTGAAGCAGTAGAAGAAACTGCACATGATTTAGGATTAGATTCATCGGATGATGAAAAAAATGAAACATCAAAACCGGATGCGATATGA
- a CDS encoding metal-dependent transcriptional regulator, with the protein MLSHTEENYLKTIFSLIENNKGTASTNEIAEKIKTKAPTVTDMLKRLSSKNMIVYKPYQGVQFTDEGLQTAVILVRKHRIWETFLVKKLGFGWSEVHDIAEELEHVKSIELIDKLDEFLGFPKHDPHGDPIPDSKGRMEYHQDVTIATLGLNQFGLIVGLKDTSPDFLNYLVKSGLTLGQSVGVKDINDYDNSIDVLVGSSNNLTISNIVAQNIYIKKLSR; encoded by the coding sequence ATGTTATCACATACAGAAGAAAATTATCTTAAAACTATTTTTTCACTTATCGAAAACAATAAAGGTACTGCCTCTACAAATGAAATAGCTGAAAAAATAAAAACTAAGGCTCCTACTGTAACAGATATGCTAAAAAGGTTATCGTCAAAAAACATGATTGTTTACAAACCTTATCAAGGAGTTCAATTTACCGATGAAGGATTACAAACCGCTGTGATTCTGGTTCGTAAGCATAGAATTTGGGAAACTTTCCTGGTTAAGAAATTAGGGTTTGGCTGGAGCGAAGTTCATGATATTGCAGAGGAATTAGAGCATGTAAAAAGTATTGAGCTTATTGATAAACTAGACGAATTCTTAGGCTTCCCCAAGCATGATCCTCATGGAGATCCAATTCCGGATTCGAAAGGACGTATGGAATACCATCAGGATGTAACCATAGCTACGTTAGGATTAAATCAATTCGGATTAATTGTAGGCTTAAAAGATACATCTCCGGATTTCTTAAACTATTTGGTAAAATCCGGTTTGACTTTGGGCCAATCTGTTGGGGTTAAGGATATCAATGACTATGATAATTCTATAGATGTATTAGTGGGTTCCAGTAATAACCTCACGATTTCAAATATCGTAGCTCAAAATATTTATATCAAAAAACTTTCGCGCTAA
- a CDS encoding D-glycero-beta-D-manno-heptose-7-phosphate kinase, giving the protein MIDSYLFGSVDRISPEAPVPVVSVNQKENRLGGAANVALNIKALGAHPILCCVVGDDQNANHFFDLMNQNELDTIGVLKDDFRPTTVKTRVISQHQQMLRIDEEDSTNLNRSVTEQMTTKILKIMDESKIDVVIFEDYDKGLITPELIQAVVAKANEMNIPTTVDPKKRNFNAYENVTLFKPNLKELREGLNIYVEPVNLINLKTGVNTLKEILNCENALVTLSELGMFISDGEHGEIIPAHVRNIADVSGAGDTVISVASLSLAAGMDAVFSTKLANLAGGLVCEKVGVVPIDGEHLKNEALRLS; this is encoded by the coding sequence ATGATCGACTCCTATTTGTTTGGGTCCGTTGATCGAATTTCGCCTGAAGCTCCAGTTCCGGTGGTTTCAGTAAATCAAAAGGAAAATCGATTGGGCGGAGCGGCCAATGTTGCATTAAACATCAAAGCACTAGGAGCACATCCCATTCTTTGTTGTGTAGTAGGCGATGATCAAAATGCCAATCACTTTTTTGATCTGATGAACCAAAATGAATTAGATACCATTGGAGTTCTAAAAGATGATTTCAGACCAACTACCGTAAAAACTCGGGTGATTAGTCAGCATCAGCAAATGCTTCGCATTGACGAGGAAGATTCAACCAACTTAAATAGAAGTGTTACTGAACAAATGACCACTAAGATTCTAAAAATCATGGACGAATCTAAAATTGATGTGGTCATTTTTGAAGATTACGATAAAGGTCTCATCACACCCGAATTAATTCAGGCGGTTGTGGCTAAAGCAAATGAAATGAATATTCCAACCACTGTTGACCCTAAAAAAAGGAACTTCAATGCCTATGAGAATGTGACTTTATTTAAGCCCAACTTAAAAGAGCTCAGAGAAGGTTTAAATATTTATGTTGAGCCGGTTAATCTAATCAATTTGAAAACCGGGGTGAATACGCTCAAAGAGATTTTAAATTGCGAAAATGCTTTGGTTACCCTCTCTGAATTAGGAATGTTTATTAGTGATGGTGAACATGGTGAAATTATTCCTGCACACGTCAGAAATATTGCAGATGTTTCAGGAGCCGGTGATACAGTGATATCAGTAGCTTCGCTGAGTTTAGCTGCAGGTATGGATGCGGTATTCTCTACAAAATTGGCAAATCTGGCAGGAGGCCTGGTGTGCGAAAAAGTAGGGGTAGTTCCAATTGATGGAGAACATTTAAAGAACGAAGCTTTAAGACTTTCGTAA
- a CDS encoding effector binding domain-containing protein codes for MEIQDIQEFHIIGISVRTTNANGQGAKDIGALWNRFIGEGIAEKIPNKSGFDIYSVYTEYEGDYTLPYTTILGCKVNSVDEVPEGMVAHKVVKGTYQPFVAKGNLNEGVVVAEWQKIWNSDLDRKYTSDFEIYGAKAQNPENAEVDIYIAV; via the coding sequence ATGGAAATACAAGACATTCAAGAATTCCACATTATTGGAATCTCAGTGAGAACAACCAATGCAAATGGACAAGGAGCTAAAGACATTGGTGCACTATGGAATAGATTTATTGGTGAAGGAATAGCCGAGAAAATTCCAAATAAATCAGGATTTGATATTTATTCTGTGTATACCGAATATGAGGGGGATTATACTTTGCCTTATACGACCATCTTAGGATGTAAAGTCAACAGTGTTGATGAAGTCCCGGAGGGAATGGTTGCGCATAAAGTAGTAAAAGGAACCTATCAACCTTTTGTTGCGAAAGGAAATCTAAACGAAGGGGTGGTTGTTGCAGAATGGCAAAAGATCTGGAACTCAGATTTAGATCGTAAATACACCTCCGATTTTGAAATCTACGGAGCAAAAGCCCAAAACCCGGAAAATGCAGAGGTAGATATTTACATTGCTGTCTAA
- the priA gene encoding primosomal protein N', producing the protein MYTYRLPEEWVDQVGLGHRVIVQFGKSKLYSAIVYQIHHDAPQKYVAKDIHMVLDEKPVVRETQLKFWDWIRSYYLCHPGDVMSAALPSGLKLSSETQVLLQSDSQINTSTLSDDAYLIYEALEINQVLSLDEISKILDRKTIYPVIKTMLEQNVIVVLEEIKSKFKPKKDKYVKLNSEYQEEEVLRALFDKLGKAPKQLAILMKYIELSQMFSEKESAVKQKVLLESSQASSAQLKSLVEKGIFTVDEVIVGRLGQYSKSESHQVTLNPDQEKALHSIKAQFESKDTVLLHGVTSSGKTEVYVKLIESVLAKKQKVLYLLPEIALTTQIINRLRKYFGDKVGVYHSRFNQSERVEIWNKQLSSDCYDIVLGARSSIFLPFDNLGLIIIDEEHDSSFKQYEPAPRYHARDSAVVLAHMFGAKVLMGSATPAVETMHNAETGKYGLVTLSKRHGGVKMPRIEIADLAYAHKKKQMQGHFSMQLMESIQQALEKKEQVILFQNRRGFSPYIICKSCGWTPYCNRCDVGLTYHKYLHRLKCHYCGFESHVVKKCEACGSHEVELSGFGTEKIEEDISLMFPDARVGRMDLETTRSKNAYQRIISEFEDHNIDILVGTQMVTKGLDFENVSLVGVLNADQSLNFQDFRAHERSYQLMSQVAGRAGRSSKQGLVIIQTFQPKHPIIQQVVQNNYEGMYTRELNLRKEYMYPPYFKLLKLVMKHANRDKLVDAATILGEILNQTFGSRILGPEFPGIPRIRNKYINHLYIKIEQEASIKKAKSILQSKILDFRQNKEFGSVQVFIDVDPY; encoded by the coding sequence ATGTATACCTATCGGTTGCCAGAAGAATGGGTGGATCAGGTGGGGTTAGGTCATCGTGTAATTGTGCAATTTGGTAAATCTAAATTGTATAGTGCAATTGTGTATCAAATTCATCATGATGCTCCCCAAAAGTATGTGGCAAAGGATATTCACATGGTTTTGGATGAGAAACCAGTGGTGAGAGAAACTCAACTAAAGTTTTGGGACTGGATTCGATCCTATTATTTATGTCACCCAGGAGATGTGATGAGTGCTGCTTTGCCAAGTGGACTCAAGTTAAGCAGTGAGACTCAGGTTTTATTGCAATCAGATTCTCAAATTAATACTTCAACATTAAGTGATGATGCATACTTAATTTACGAAGCATTGGAAATCAATCAGGTTTTGTCTCTGGACGAAATCTCAAAAATATTAGATCGTAAAACGATTTATCCGGTGATTAAGACCATGTTGGAGCAAAATGTCATTGTGGTGTTGGAGGAAATCAAGTCTAAATTTAAACCCAAAAAGGATAAATATGTAAAGCTGAATTCCGAATATCAGGAAGAGGAAGTGCTGCGCGCTTTGTTTGATAAACTGGGTAAAGCACCGAAGCAACTGGCGATTTTGATGAAATATATCGAGTTGAGTCAAATGTTTAGTGAGAAAGAATCAGCTGTAAAGCAAAAAGTACTCTTAGAATCGAGTCAGGCATCTTCGGCACAACTTAAGTCCTTGGTTGAAAAAGGGATATTTACTGTGGATGAGGTCATTGTTGGGAGATTAGGTCAGTATTCCAAATCGGAATCTCATCAGGTGACGTTAAATCCTGATCAGGAAAAAGCGCTGCATTCCATAAAAGCTCAGTTTGAAAGTAAGGACACGGTTTTATTGCATGGGGTGACTTCCTCGGGAAAAACAGAGGTATATGTGAAGCTCATAGAATCGGTTTTGGCAAAGAAGCAAAAGGTGCTTTATCTGTTACCCGAAATTGCACTGACTACCCAAATAATTAATCGATTACGAAAATATTTTGGAGATAAGGTTGGTGTATACCACTCTCGATTTAATCAAAGTGAGCGCGTAGAGATATGGAATAAACAATTAAGCTCTGACTGTTACGATATTGTATTAGGAGCACGTTCGTCTATATTTTTACCATTTGACAATCTCGGATTAATCATAATCGATGAAGAGCATGATTCAAGTTTCAAACAATATGAACCTGCTCCAAGATATCATGCGCGTGATTCAGCAGTAGTACTGGCGCATATGTTTGGTGCAAAAGTATTGATGGGTTCTGCTACTCCTGCTGTTGAAACTATGCATAATGCAGAGACAGGAAAGTATGGTTTGGTGACTTTATCGAAAAGACATGGGGGAGTGAAGATGCCAAGAATCGAAATCGCTGATTTGGCATATGCGCATAAAAAGAAGCAGATGCAAGGGCATTTTTCCATGCAGTTGATGGAAAGTATTCAACAAGCCCTGGAGAAAAAGGAGCAGGTGATTTTGTTTCAAAACAGGCGTGGATTTTCACCTTATATCATATGTAAATCTTGTGGATGGACTCCGTATTGTAATCGTTGCGATGTTGGTTTAACCTATCATAAATATTTGCATCGATTAAAATGTCACTACTGTGGTTTCGAAAGTCATGTCGTCAAAAAGTGTGAAGCCTGTGGTTCGCATGAGGTAGAGTTAAGTGGGTTTGGTACGGAAAAAATTGAGGAGGATATTTCGTTGATGTTTCCGGATGCCAGAGTAGGACGTATGGATTTGGAAACCACACGTTCGAAAAATGCGTATCAGAGAATTATTTCTGAATTTGAAGATCATAATATTGATATTCTGGTAGGAACCCAAATGGTGACTAAAGGTCTGGATTTTGAAAATGTGAGTTTGGTAGGGGTGTTAAATGCGGATCAATCGTTAAACTTCCAGGATTTTCGTGCGCATGAAAGAAGTTATCAGTTGATGTCTCAGGTTGCAGGTCGTGCAGGAAGGAGTTCCAAACAAGGGTTGGTGATTATTCAAACTTTCCAACCAAAACATCCCATTATACAACAGGTCGTACAGAATAACTATGAAGGGATGTATACAAGAGAGTTAAATCTGCGAAAAGAGTATATGTATCCACCGTATTTTAAATTATTGAAATTGGTGATGAAGCACGCTAACAGAGATAAGTTGGTAGATGCTGCTACGATATTGGGTGAGATTCTGAATCAAACATTTGGTTCGCGGATTCTGGGACCGGAATTTCCGGGAATTCCTCGAATTAGAAATAAATACATCAATCACCTTTATATTAAGATTGAACAAGAAGCTTCGATTAAGAAAGCCAAATCTATTTTGCAATCCAAGATTTTAGATTTCAGACAAAACAAAGAGTTTGGATCTGTACAGGTTTTTATTGATGTTGATCCGTATTAG